The region AGCTTTTTGAGCCATTAAACCAACATTAGCCATTGAACCCATAGTTGTAACATCGTACTGACCATTTTTAACACAATCAGCTACCATCTCCGCATGAAACATTCCATAAGTACTATCAGGGATAACAGCAACACACTCTACAGCGTCACCATTTCTATTCCACTGTTTACCACCCTCACGAACAACAACAGGCATTGAAGCATCTATAATTACATCGTTAGATGCATTAAAGTTAGTTGTTCCTTTATCGGAATCAACCATAGCAATTTCTGGGTTATCAGACTCTATAACTGCTTGGAAAGCCGCTTTAATTTCAGCTTCTTTAGCATGACCTTTAATTTTTTTCTCTAAATCTGACATACCTTGGTTAGGATTAACATTTAACTCTGCAAACGTACCTGCATATTTAGAAAACACTTCTTTAAAAAACACTTTAAAAGCATGACCAAACATAATTGGATCAGAAATTTTCATCATTGTTGCTTTTAAATGTATAGACCATAAAACATTGTTACTTTTTGCATCATCAATTGTTTTTTGAATAAAAGATTTTAAAGCTTCAACTGACATAAAAGTTCCATCAAGAACCTCTTTATCAAGTGCATTAATAGTAGCTAATTCATTGCCATTTAATGCAATAGTAACTTTTTGTGACTTATCCATAGTTATAGATTGCTCATTGCCATAAAAATCACCATTTCCACCCATGTGTGCAACATAAGCTTTTGAGTTTTGTGCAAAAGGCTTAAGTCTATGTGGATTTTTTTGAGCGAATTTTTTAACTGCAACTGCAGCACGACGATCTGAGTTACCTTCACGAAGAACAGGGTTTACAGCAGAACCTAAGCAAGTAGCATATTTTGCTTGAATCGCTTTTTCATCATTATTTGCTGGATTTTCAGGATAGTTTGGAATATCATAACCTTGAGCTTGTAACTCAGCTATACAATCTTTAAGCTGACCAACTGAAGCAGAAATATTTGGAAGCTTAATGATGTTTCCATCTTCTTGAAGAACAACTTCACCTAGTTTTGATAGTTCATCTTCTGCAAGACCCATAGCAGCTAAAACTCTACCTGCTAGTGAAATATCACTAGTAACTACTTCAACACCTGCAGCTTTAGTGAAAGCATTAACGATAGGCAATAACGAATAAGTTGCTAAAGCCGGAGCTTCATCAATTTTTGACCAAATAATTTTTGACATTTTTTTGTCCTTAGGTTAAATATTTTTGTTTTACAAATGTAGTTTAAATAAACTCATCTAAAACTTACAGGACAATCATAACACTAAGATAAATAATATGACCTATGCTTACCTAAAGAATTAACTATTTTTCATATTTGTTTCATTTAGTAACACGCTTTATGTTGTCTAAATGTGTAGAATAGTTACGTGAAAAATCATGTTTTCCACTCTTTGATTTCATAAAATATAGATAAGAAGTCTTTGCAGGAAATACAGCAGCTCGCAAAGCATCAAAGCTTACATTACAAACAGGAATCTCTGGAACACCGCTATTTTTGTAGGTATTATATATAGAATCATCTTCTCTAATTCTTTGTGGTGTAATTTTAATATGTGAATATTTTCCATAATTTAGTGTTCCATCCATTTGTAATTTCATACCTTTTTTTATACGATTATAAATTACTGAACTTACAAGTGGCATCTCTTCTATATTAGCTGATTCTTTTTGGATTACAGATGCAATTGCTACAAAATGAAACCATTTTTTTTCATTATATGTTCCAAAAAGTTTAATTGATAATTCTCTCATTTGTTCATTTGAATTATAAAGAAGAATCTTGATCAACTCCCTCTCTGTAATGCCTATAGGCATTTTGTATGTGTTTGGAACTAACGCTCCTTCTTGATGATTTGTTTGAGAGTTATATTCAATTTGTAACTTTTCTCTATTTAAATTTAATTTTTGTGCCAATTGATTTAAAAATATATATGTAGTTTCTCCTGGTATTAAAGTTACATCTTGAAGTGCTGCTTTTGCAGTTGTAAGTTTATACAAAAAATCACCTCTAAGATTATATGTAGTTTTCATTTCAATCCAGCCACTTTGTGGGGAACCTAAAACTCTTAAAATTAATGAATCTAGTTTACTTACATTGTAATTTCTATTAGCTAATTGTGTTATAATCTGATTTATAGAACCTTGAGGGATAAATACAACTTTTTGGGTTTGAACAGGCTGATTTAGGTAATACATGAACGATAAAACAATAATCAAAACTATATCAAAACTCCATTTTAGTATAGTTAGCGCTTTATCATTCATCTTCTTAACACTTTCTCTTATATTTATATTATTGCAAAATGGCTTATATATTCAAAATATCAATATTCCATCTTTTCAAGTGAAGAAATTATACATTAAATGGAACGAAAAACTAAATATTAGCATCCAAGAAATAAAAATAATAAAAAATTCAAAGAAAACAGATAATAATTTAAACATAGAAAAACTAAATAAATACCTTAAATCATTTCTTCTTTTTGATGATTGGTTTGAAAAATTTGAAGTTGAAAAAATAGTTTTCAACGATATAAATGCATCATTTAAATATATAGATGGACAAGATGGCTATCTCTTAGCTTCATCTAAAGAGTTCACATTTAAAAGTTCACTCTTTTTTGAATCACACTATTTTAATGCAAAAATTGAAAAATTTCATGATCACAAAAGAAATATAAAAATTAACGGTAATATTATTTTTGATGGATACTACAATCTAGAACTTTTATCTGCTCTTAATATCAACATAAATAATGATATATTACTAAAAGCTTATGCTATTGCAGATAAAGAGAGTCTCTCTTATACGTTTATTTCAGAAAAAGACATTAAAGAACTTGAACATACAATGAAAATACTTGATATGCCAAAAGAGATTAAATATTGGGCATATGAAGCAATTACAAGCTCAGAAATAATACTTAAAAGTGCTTATGGATGGATAGATTATAATAACTTATCAGATGCATATAAAAACATTCATATACAAGCTGTTGCAAAGAACTTAACTTATGCATATAACCCTAAACTTGAACCTGTTGTTACAGCTAAAACAAACTTAGAGTTTAAAGATGGCATCTTGTTTATTAGACCTGAAGAAGCTTATCAGTATGGTTTTTATTTAGATAAAAGTTGGCTAAAAATAGACTTCTCAAAAAAAGAAGAACTACTTACTCTCTTTTTACTTTTTGAAGGAAAAGTAAACAAAGATTTACTTCATCTTTTAAATACATATGAGATAAACCTTCCCTTCTTACAAAATAGTGGTAGCGTAGATACAAATCTAAAAATAGAAGTAGGACTTAGAAACATTGATGTTAATGCTAAAGGAGATTTCTTCACAAAAGAAGCAAATTTTAACTACCTTGGACTAGATATAGATATATTTAACGCTAAAATATTTTTAAACAACTATGATGTCAAAATAAATAAAATGCACTCAAAATATCAAGATATAGCCACAGCTGATGTCGATGTAAAATTTGACGCTAAAAAAAGTGAAGGTACCATAGACTTTA is a window of uncultured Sulfurimonas sp. DNA encoding:
- a CDS encoding NADP-dependent isocitrate dehydrogenase — protein: MSKIIWSKIDEAPALATYSLLPIVNAFTKAAGVEVVTSDISLAGRVLAAMGLAEDELSKLGEVVLQEDGNIIKLPNISASVGQLKDCIAELQAQGYDIPNYPENPANNDEKAIQAKYATCLGSAVNPVLREGNSDRRAAVAVKKFAQKNPHRLKPFAQNSKAYVAHMGGNGDFYGNEQSITMDKSQKVTIALNGNELATINALDKEVLDGTFMSVEALKSFIQKTIDDAKSNNVLWSIHLKATMMKISDPIMFGHAFKVFFKEVFSKYAGTFAELNVNPNQGMSDLEKKIKGHAKEAEIKAAFQAVIESDNPEIAMVDSDKGTTNFNASNDVIIDASMPVVVREGGKQWNRNGDAVECVAVIPDSTYGMFHAEMVADCVKNGQYDVTTMGSMANVGLMAQKAEEYGSHPTTFELSESGKVTVTTEDGTQLMSFDCEAGDIWRMSRAKDIPIKDWVRLAVERGQIEKVPVIFWLDENRAHDAQMIKKVNTYLKDLNTDGLDIQIMDVTAATRFTNARVREGKNTIAVTGNVLRDHLTDMYPILELGTSAKMLSIVPLLAGGGLYETGAGGSAPKHVDQFLAEGHLRWDSLGEFLALAESLRFIGQKNNDSKLAALTAALDVANDSYLDNSKEPSRKCGEPDNKASHFFVAQYWAKALSEGKDAELAAKFAPVSASLSENEDKIIAELLASEGSPKDIGGYFHPDDAKAEAAMRPSATLNAIIDSI
- the mltG gene encoding endolytic transglycosylase MltG, producing MNDKALTILKWSFDIVLIIVLSFMYYLNQPVQTQKVVFIPQGSINQIITQLANRNYNVSKLDSLILRVLGSPQSGWIEMKTTYNLRGDFLYKLTTAKAALQDVTLIPGETTYIFLNQLAQKLNLNREKLQIEYNSQTNHQEGALVPNTYKMPIGITERELIKILLYNSNEQMRELSIKLFGTYNEKKWFHFVAIASVIQKESANIEEMPLVSSVIYNRIKKGMKLQMDGTLNYGKYSHIKITPQRIREDDSIYNTYKNSGVPEIPVCNVSFDALRAAVFPAKTSYLYFMKSKSGKHDFSRNYSTHLDNIKRVTK